Within Synechococcus sp. NB0720_010, the genomic segment TGGTTGGCCAAGGGTTGACGTCAGATAATGTATAGAATCAGAAAAATAGGATGCAGGCAAAACAGAACCACCCTGCTTCAATCCCACGGGTGTCCAATGAAGATAATCTTTTAGACGAAGGTGAACAAAGACTGGCTTGTGGGAAGGGGAGGGTAAGTGCTGGATTATCCAGTCACGAGCGAACGAATCGGTGTTGTTAGAGAGAGGCGAAGCACCAGAGTCTCGATCTGGCTCAAGAAGTGATGCATGCTGAAAGTAACAGTCATGTATCCAGAGAATATTGCGGAACAAAGAGATTGAAGCCCTTTGGACCAAAGGTTCACCACCATTCGCTTCACTCACTGTGGAAAAGAAGAGAGCCCGTAGCGATTTTGGTAAGTGGTGAAAGAGAAGAGAAATGATCTTCGCTGCAACTCGCTCCCTGTATCGGTAACCATTACCAAAACCAAGCCAGGTAACACCTGGGATCTCTCCTACGAATTCTCGCGCGGCGTTAAAGTGTAAGGCGAAGATAGTCTCCGTAGACTTCCGCAACTTGGCAAGAGCAATGAGAAGGATTAGCTGATTGCCAAGCTGTCCATTTGCAAATACGATAATCATTTGCAGCCCCAGCGAAATTGAGGTCTAAAAGGAGTATGTAGACATAGTTGAGGCGGCGCGGAATCGGTAAAGACAAAGCAGAAGTCACAAAATAGCGTATGATTCATAGAGAGAGATGAGGCAATGAGGGGAGCAACTTCAAGGGGCTTGATCTGGAGCATTTTCAGAGCTATGCCACGAAGACGCCTGATCCAAGGATTGGCTCTCATCACTGTGATCACCGTGGCCTCGTTAAGCCAAGGGATGATGGTGTTGAGCGTCGGGCCATTGCTGCAAGCAGTGAGTCAGTTAGGGCATGGAAATCCGCTCGGGACAGGATTTGTCTCTGGTGAACCAAATGCAGTTAGTGCATTAGTTGACAATACAAACCTAACATTCACAGCAATAAGCTTCATAGTATTAGCCCTATTAAGCAATAGCCTACGGCTGCTGGCAGCATGGGGCAATGGCTTGCTGACGGCAATGATCTCGAGAGACCTCAATGAGATTGCTTTCCGCAACATATTGTATCAG encodes:
- a CDS encoding alpha-1,2-fucosyltransferase; protein product: MIIVFANGQLGNQLILLIALAKLRKSTETIFALHFNAAREFVGEIPGVTWLGFGNGYRYRERVAAKIISLLFHHLPKSLRALFFSTVSEANGGEPLVQRASISLFRNILWIHDCYFQHASLLEPDRDSGASPLSNNTDSFARDWIIQHLPSPSHKPVFVHLRLKDYLHWTPVGLKQGGSVLPASYFSDSIHYLTSTLGQPFFLLASDDLPLAKHLLSDCLTDLSWTVIDLPPAQTLAIMSHASAGVLSASSFSWCAAYLSFLQGRERLFLAPEYWLGFGTTEFNPKSFHFQFLQYRSVS